In the Puntigrus tetrazona isolate hp1 chromosome 19, ASM1883169v1, whole genome shotgun sequence genome, aagacaattttacataatttgaaagctgaataaataagctttccatcgcggtatggtttgttagaataggacaatatttggccgagaaactgaaaatctgaaatcagTCCAAATATAGTTCTTAGCAATGCTAATCaaataattaagttttaatatgtttaaactaaataaaaaaaacaaaaatgtcacaaaatatcttaatggaacattaTCTATTATTAtagaataaaagaaattaactattttgacccatacaatgtactTTTGGTAACTTAAGGCATTTAAGGTTTATGCGAagatatgcaaaaataataaaaatgttaaaatgcatggcTTTATTATCCCTTAGAATGCATATGTTAGTCAGTCACAAaccacaaaaatgtgtttatagcAATAATTCAGCAGGTTTGTAGCAGTAattgtaaaatgcaaataataataaaaaaatctgtgtgtgaatgtaaaatgtagctaaaaaaaaaaaaaaaaaaatgaaattatgaatattgAGAACAAGAGAAAATTTATAGCTTACTCATAAATGGCAATGTGATGAAATGAAGTCAAACCACAGATCttccattaaaacaaaagatttttatttaactttttctctgtatactttttattataataagacACTTCTCTGCTTGTACATTGCTCCCTTGAACTTAAAAATGGCAACAATTGTGTGTGGGAATGTAAGTTGGGGCGGACAAACTCAGATGCATAccaatatacatacatgtgtgtatatcaAGGTTCCAATAATAAGCCATAGATGCTAGGACAGCAGTAACAACCTCAGGTACCTTGGTATAGTTAGAAGTATAATACAATCTCTGAGTATTTCAAGGAATACACATTgctattcattttcttttttttgcgaTATTGGTACATATAATGTGACCACATCAATGGTTTAAGTTTAAGAGGGATGATAAACAGCACTGAAAGCCGATGGGAGAACGGCTTCCAACGAATAGACCAAGCTGTATCTGAGGATGAAACCATGCTTGGCAAAACGTCTGcaagaaaagtaaaataaacccattttagttattttcctTAGTaggtaggaaaaaaatatatatatatcgatttaactttttttttttttccaatgcaCTTCATTTGGAttaacatatacacacacttgaatgtatataatgaaaatatcctAGATAAAATAAACATCCTAATAGTGTCAGAAAAGGTGGGCAATTGGGACTCGTGTTCGCCTTTCACAAAGAGTTCTATCCTCAAAAGAACACGTTACATATAGAGATCAGATATAAATTCacacatacttttttaaatgcccTACTCACacatacatttcatttgaaagccCTACTTATTATTTCAAAGCTATTCATTAGACCAAGGCATtcccagaaaacacacaaaccccAACTTACACCATTAGGATACAGATGCTGGTCAAAATGAGGAGGGAACAATGCTTTGATCCGTTTCTTTTTAGACGTCAAGCATTTGTATTTCTCGATAACCTGGGCTCAGGCTCCCTGGATGGGCAGGTTTTGTTTGACGTCAGGCATATTGCACATTGAACCAATGTCTCATTTTGTAACACTACTCAAAAAGGGCCACAGACTCCTTGGCATTGACTTGTGTCTCATTGAGATGACTGGTAAATTGGAGATCAGTCCGAGGATGCGAGCAAAACATCTGCTCATAGTTCTGAGACATGTTTCGGGGGACTTTGGAAACACACTGGAGGAAGAGCTTGTGTAGGttccttcacaaaaaaaataaaaataaaaataaaaatgagaaagaaaaaagggactTTACAATGCAGAGGGTGGTCAAAGAGTGATTCTCTAAACTCCCTAGAACTGTTAAGTGAATATAACAGTAGCACAATACTTGTCATGTTCAATAACCTGGAACTGCAGTATGACACCTAGTCAAAGAAGATGCCCAATATACAGCTATTCGTttggaggagaaagaaaaacaaaacaatgaaaaatctttattctaAAGGAGAGTTTTGGAGTTTACCGATTTAAGATAAGTGCAAgacaaaagaaaatctttaaCGGATGTtctcaaaagaaacaaaaccatcTAATTTAATGAGGATCTGACACTAAGGCTAAGAGTCATTTGATTTGTTCACAACAGAAACAACCTTAAAACAATGTGATCCACGAAGAGGAACTTTTGAAGGACCTTCAATTAAGATCACCgtctaataatattaacaaGTATAATGTGCACTATTAGACTACAATTCCATGCGGAGGCCAAAACAGCTAATGAAACTATCTGAAAACCCAAAGCAATGAGCAGAGAGGACCTATAACTTAACATAAGGAAAAGTACACCACATAGTTCTGAGAAGTGGGCATTACagtgattttcaaaaaaaccaaaaaagtctTGAGCATTCCTGTGACAATAGTATTAGAGTTTGAACCAAAAATAAAgagggttttatttaaaaatgagttttaatgaCCTGCtttgcagagaaaaaaaattatatatccTCACCTTTAAGAGgctgaaatgaaaaattaacaACACAAGAAGGGGGGAAAACAAATCTATGATACATTTGTTCTCATTAAAAGAGCAACTTCCAGAATCCAACATGTGATGTGAATACACAAGTACATAATAACAACCTTGGCCTTCCATATATATACTTCGAGCCACAGttcttacacaaacacacttaacGTGTGCAAACCCAGCATACACAAACCAAGCACAACTTTGTAAGGTTGATGTCATTTTGTGCTTGTATATGCAAACATAAATGGGTTGTGTgatcaaatgtgttttcagtcagcaaatatttccattaaaatggGGGTATAGCATGTAAAATCTCAGAGTACAGTTTAGGATTCTTGGGATAGTGAAAGGACACAGAGTGTGAATTTACAAATAAGGGAGAAAAATTTATAAACCAAAAGAACTAGAATGTGGTCACGGTATTGGTAACTAATCTTTTACGATAATCAAGTGTTAACATGTTAAGGGGGGTAAGAGGTTTTACAGAAAAGAGTGGCCAATGATAGAGGGgtgcatttgaaatatttccaaattaaaaaaaaaaaaaaaaaaaaaaaaaaacccaaagcaTCACTTCCTGTTCTTAGGAGAGGGCCAGTTGCCACGTCTCTCACCACGATTGCCCCCGCCATTGCCAGCTCCACCCACCGCCCCACCAGCACCGGGCGGGCCCCTCGGGCCtcttcctccacctccacctccaccaccaccaccaccagcatTAACCCTTCTGTTCTGCCTCTCCATTCCAGGGCGCTGACTGGAGAAGCTTCTCTTGCTGGTGGCCAATTCTTTAGCTGTCATCTCTCTCTCGCCCCCACCGCCACCTCCACCACCTCTTCCGGAtggatggtggtggtggtgatggtggtgatgatggtggtgggAGGGATAAggttttcctcctcctccaccctcTCTTTCTCGAAACTCGGTGAAATCGCTGCTCTCGGAGGCTGTTTCCCATTCCTCGTTGGCCTGATCAGAGTTCTGGTTAGAGACGTCTGGAGATTTGGCGCCCCCAGCTGGGTTATGGTTGTGATGGTGTTGGGGGTGCGACTGGGAGTTGCCCTGGTAGTGATGATGGTGGTGGCTATTGAAATTTTGGTTTCCACCCCCAAGGTtgctgctgttattattattgttagagGTTGCTGACACGctgtgttttgcatttgcaaCAGCTGCGGTGGACGCGTTGGGAGTGCTATTGGTTTCTTGCAGGGAGTTCTGCAAAGGTGAAGCAGGCCGCTGCTGTTGTCCAGCTACGACTTCAATAATTCCACTACTTCCGTTGATACGGGCTGCATTCTCTCGCTCTTGTTTAAGCCTGCGGAATCTGGGAGGCTTGTCCTGCTGATGTTGGGATCGCCCGTGGCGTCTGCGACGAGGGGGCCGCTCAAATCCCCTGTTAGGGAAACCTCGTCCATCTGGGGCAGACAGAGGAAGAGTCTGGGCAGGAGTGCCAGTGGAATTTGGAGGAACATTACTTGAGGACAGTGGGGCTCCAGCGCTTCCGTTCTCAGTGGACCCCTGCTGGACAGCTGTAGGCACAGAGGGATTAGATGCGGAGGGATTTGCACTTTGACTCTGAGACTGATTCTGGTCTGCAGCTTTCTTCTTATCGACATGGGCTCCACGGCCTGAATCTTTAGGAGGGGGAGGCTGGGAGGACGTCTGTTGCTTTCGCACAGTTGCAGATTTTGCAGACCAGCCGTGAGAACCAGAGCCAGGTCCAGATCTGTGTCCACCAGACACTGCCGTACTGCCCCCACTTCTGTGGAGACCTCCTCCAGAACCACCACCACCGCCTCTACCACGTCTAGAGGGCACTCCCCTTGGTGTGAACACTCTTGTCTGAGAATTTCTGATTGGAGCTGAAGACGACGAAGGAGGTTTCTCTCCTCCAACGCCAGTCTTGGTGTTCATCTTTCGCTCTTCCTTGTCAGAGTGAGCAAGATCGCTACCGGCACTCTCACTGCCCGTTTCAGATCCCCGTTGTCTCCTCCTCTTTGGCACCTCTTCATATTCAGAGCCTTCACTTCGAGTCTCACTTCGGTTCCTAGCACGTCCTGGGTTTGGCTGAGAGCCCCCATGTCCATGCCTGCCACTGCCAGAAGATGCCTCTCGCTTGTATTCTTGATTAGAAGGTGCATGGTGGTAGCCACTGTTGGCAGCTGATCTATAATCTCTGCTGCTCCTGCCACCTGCTTTGCCACGACTGCCACCGCCTGCACTGCCAGTGTAAGTGCCCCTGTAGCCTCTGCCTCGGCCATAGAACTCTCCTCGGCCACGGTTGGATCGGCTACCTCTGGACGAAGATGCATGGTAGGTAGTGCTCCCTCTTTCAGCAGAATGTTCTCTTTCCCTCCTGGACTGTGGAGCTGAAGAGCCAGAATTCTGAATCGAGCCTTCTCCATTTTTGGATCCTTTACCTGTACCCCCAGTGTTACCTCGCTCCTTTCCACCAGTTCTGGGTTTATTTGATGAGACTGCATCATCTTTCCCACCAAGTGCTGAGGAGCCTTGAGCCCCAGAGGCAGTTTCTTGTTTGGTTGCAGTCTGGCTAGCATCTTGTTCTTTATCTTTACCAGAGACTCCAGTGGTCTTTTCTCCACCTCCTTCACCACCttctcttttcatctctttaagTACTGGTCTCTTAATGGGACCTGCTCGCTTGGCTGTGGTGCCATCTGATTGAGTAAAGGATTTGCTCTCAGCCCCTTGATTTGCAGGTTCTTCAGTATTTCCACTCATTCCAGAGACTGGAGCTTTTCTGTTATGGATTGAGCCCCCACTCGTGTTACTGCTACCAGGCCTCGGGCCCCAGTGTGTCTCAGTTTTGTGTTCCCGACTGCGAGGGTTGGCTTTAGGGTGGTGCTGCTGCGCAGAATGCTGCTGGGGCTGATTTTGTGCATTTCCCATTTTCTCATGTCTTCTTCCTGAAACATGAGAAGATCCAGTATCATGTTCAATCTGTGGTGGGACCTGATTATGTAAGGACTGTTTTCCACTACCATCTTCTCTAGCTGAGGAAGATGATGACGATGAACAGGAAGGGGAAAGGGACAGCTGATGGAGCGGAGGTGAAGGGTCACTCTTTTTAGGCTCTCCCCCCTTTTCTCGCTCTCTGCCATTCTCTTGCTTATGAGGATGAAGAGAAAAATGAGGGGCATGAGTAGGGGGACCATGGTGTTGGAGATGTGAGTTGGTCTCCAAGGCAGAGTGATCTGAACGACCATTGCGGTCATAATGGTGATGAGGAGTCCCCCAGATTTGGCTCTGTTGACTACCCTCCTGGTGGCCAAAACCATGCAGTGTCCCTCCACTGCCTGCCCTTTGCTGCAAGTGGGAGCCCATTCTGGATCCACTGTCATGGTAGCTACTATAACCTCCTCGCCCACTCATAAAGGGCTGATGATGGGCATGGTGGCTAGCACCCTGGCCCCCAACTTGAATCCCAAGAGGTGGTGGGGTTTGGTTGGATGAGCCAGATGGAGAGCTGGGTGGCTGAATGGGAGCGGTGCCTCCCTCCCGCATAAGTACTGGAGGAGTGTCACTtctagaaacattaaaaaaagaagaatatatATCATGCTTCtgaagcaaaatgtaaaaaatctggaataaagattttgagtagAAACTGGTTTAAAcaactttgcatttatttgcattgtattGATGTTTAAAATTGCTTCTAGTTACCTTTGACCTTTGCCAGTCTCCTCTTCCTCGACAGCTTTCTGTCGTAGGGGGGAACTTAGACCTCTACCCTCAGTACTCCCTGGAAAAACATCTGGTCCCCAAGCCAGTTTGGGATCCATTGGAGGTGTGCCCCGATGGGGATGAGGGGGTCCACCATGCTGCTGCCTATCAAAAGGATCTGACCCAGAGCCACCTGAATCAGAACGCTCTCGACTCATCATACCTGAAATAGAAAAGCTGTTATAATCGCTGCGCACCGAGCCTGTCTGACTAATATTCACAGCTGATCTCAGGTATTTACTAACCAGAAGGATGGATGCTGGGAGTGTAGTAGTCCATGGGTGGGGGACGTCCCTGCATCATTCGGGGGTCCATGTAGGGCATCATCATCCAACGGGGATCAAAGTTCATAGGCAGAGGTGGAGGACGTCCCATTGAGCCAGGAGGGTAAAGGGTTGGCTGTTTGGGCCCAGACTGTGGTGTGGCACCTGGAGTGGGGCCCTGCTGATTCTGAGGCTGGGACTGAAGCTGATTTTGAGCAACCTGATtatgttgctgctgctgctgctgccactgctgctgctgtttgagAAGCTGCTCCTGTCCACAAATGATACAGaccacatattatataatatatttgtccAACTTTAATCCCTATACCTGAGTTTTTTGCTCAGGTATGAAATAACCAAATATTCAAATGATCAACTGCTCTATGAAAATATTGAATCCAAACATTCTAGTGTGAAGGGATTAAGAGTTCAGCTTCTTGCATGTCTTTTGTATTTGTTCAATACATGAACTGAAACACAAATTATGGGAATCAAGTTCATATATATACTTTCTCTTCCCAGAGAGTCAGTCAATATCGATaattattgctataaatgtcttttttttctttcaagttTAAAAGGCAGATCTTTGCTTCATtgaggaaaatgtaaaaaacaaaccattaaaTGTGGTTTTAAATTATGGTCAGTACATGacaaacttttagttttttttttagttctttaCACTTTTACAGTCATTTAACCTTGAGCTGTAATTATaaaaacttgtaaaaaaaaatcttagttcTGCATGTTCTAATGAGTAATATTAGTTGATGATTAGTTGATCATTTAAATCACAAACAGGTTTGTGTTGcctaataatatcaataatataacATCCTTTCGAAATACACATTTGATAGTAGCTTTAGTTGGGATGCAGATTTATGTTATATTGAATTTTGTTCAATATAAAAATCAGAAATATCTGTAAAACTTTTAGCaatcttattttatattgtgaaatgcaattattttggCTGTTATTAAACTATTGGTCATCCAAAGTAGCATACATTGAGTTACACGAATGGACCCACATTTCTGACTCAATTCCATGGTGCAGTTATCGTTACTATAGTAATTCTATGATAAATTATGGCAATTTGTAGATTAAAGTCTTCTGCCCTAGCCCAGCCCTagtatatattcattaatagaTAAACATTTTCCAGATTTTGAGACAAAACCTCCAAGAGAAAACAAACCTGTTGTTGCCTCTGGAAACGAGGAGGAAGCGATTTTTGATACTTGGAAAAGCCCTGCCCAGATGGACCACTTCCCTGCCGTCCTGTTCCCCCAACATTTTCAACCACCTTCACCGTGTCATCTCCACCTCTAGTGCGGATATGCACCACAGGCTCCTCCTTGGCATCTCCAGGCACTGGGACATCCAGGGTTTGTGGATGCTGGGTGGGTTGAGGCTGCAGAGCCGGCTGAGACTCTGAATAAAGagtaaaaaatgtgttacatattacaattcaagttaaaacaaacactgtAATCTGCTGATTATCTTCTACTACAAATTCACCCAGGAaagtgtaaaaacaataaagaaatatattggCCATTccaccaaaaacacaaaatttttTGTAGCTATTTATGGAATACTAACCAGTGTTGGAGTCATGGCTGCTGTTGCTGCCAGCCCGCTgtctgttattattaatgttcaATCCTAGTGTTGCACCGCTTCCCTGAGAAGATGATAGAGGAGGGTCTTCAGTATCCACACAGGGTGATGGTGGCTGACTGACATTAGGAGATGAAGCAGGTGCAGATAAGGAAGGACTAGGACTGTTGGTCGGAGCATCACTGGGAGTTCCGGGTTTCATAgtctgttgctgctgctgtttttcatCAAGTCTTTTCAGCTTCTCTGCACATGCAGCACGGCGCTCCTCCTGCATCCTCCGCTCCTCCTCTTCACGCCTGCGACGGGCACGCTCTACCGCAGCAGAGATCTCAGTTGATGACTGCTTCCTCCGTTGCCGCCATgtctcatcctcatcctcacccTGTTGCTGGGGATGCAGGGTGTTGGAGGGAGGAGGGGTCGCCCCACTAGGCACAGCCCCTGCCTGCTGCTGTGCCTGGGCACCACTGGGCTTTTGGGGGGCTAGGAT is a window encoding:
- the prrc2a gene encoding protein PRRC2A isoform X2, with product MSERSGQTAKGKDGKTKYASLNLFDTYKGKSLEAQKPVVAPRHGLQSLGKVASARRMPPPANLPSLKAENKGNDPNVSLVPKDGTGWASKQEQADPKSTDVLSAAQPESQQPVVSQTSAPSVPRTPPAQEAPTQALAAGPRSWAPASVTHGVQGDGGKGSNQPSPFSREEFPTLQAAGDQDKVGKEQATADQWYGPGPSLRPQNVTSWRDGGGRALAPTLAGEAVAEGGAGGAMVMEGAAGAPPIPQQNASSHGPPRTSPTGNPALPLPQPPIGPQFQAYRGIMPPFMYPPYLPFPPPYGPQGPYRYPPPNEAPRFSRSQGGVGPDGRPPGGPRGEVVKRPSILKQDDLKELDELDHDGDEGWAGAQEEIDYSAKLKFSDDEGDDDGEEERSENKNGTREPREQQRSQDGPAPVSRSRASDSGGDSRRTPPSSAEDGSASPSSKPGWAEEGGSSWSSQANAGSYQDRTSNQSPISGPILAPQKPSGAQAQQQAGAVPSGATPPPSNTLHPQQQGEDEDETWRQRRKQSSTEISAAVERARRRREEEERRMQEERRAACAEKLKRLDEKQQQQQTMKPGTPSDAPTNSPSPSLSAPASSPNVSQPPSPCVDTEDPPLSSSQGSGATLGLNINNNRQRAGSNSSHDSNTESQPALQPQPTQHPQTLDVPVPGDAKEEPVVHIRTRGGDDTVKVVENVGGTGRQGSGPSGQGFSKYQKSLPPRFQRQQQEQLLKQQQQWQQQQQQHNQVAQNQLQSQPQNQQGPTPGATPQSGPKQPTLYPPGSMGRPPPLPMNFDPRWMMMPYMDPRMMQGRPPPMDYYTPSIHPSGMMSRERSDSGGSGSDPFDRQQHGGPPHPHRGTPPMDPKLAWGPDVFPGSTEGRGLSSPLRQKAVEEEETGKGQRSDTPPVLMREGGTAPIQPPSSPSGSSNQTPPPLGIQVGGQGASHHAHHQPFMSGRGGYSSYHDSGSRMGSHLQQRAGSGGTLHGFGHQEGSQQSQIWGTPHHHYDRNGRSDHSALETNSHLQHHGPPTHAPHFSLHPHKQENGREREKGGEPKKSDPSPPLHQLSLSPSCSSSSSSSAREDGSGKQSLHNQVPPQIEHDTGSSHVSGRRHEKMGNAQNQPQQHSAQQHHPKANPRSREHKTETHWGPRPGSSNTSGGSIHNRKAPVSGMSGNTEEPANQGAESKSFTQSDGTTAKRAGPIKRPVLKEMKREGGEGGGEKTTGVSGKDKEQDASQTATKQETASGAQGSSALGGKDDAVSSNKPRTGGKERGNTGGTGKGSKNGEGSIQNSGSSAPQSRREREHSAERGSTTYHASSSRGSRSNRGRGEFYGRGRGYRGTYTGSAGGGSRGKAGGRSSRDYRSAANSGYHHAPSNQEYKREASSGSGRHGHGGSQPNPGRARNRSETRSEGSEYEEVPKRRRQRGSETGSESAGSDLAHSDKEERKMNTKTGVGGEKPPSSSSAPIRNSQTRVFTPRGVPSRRGRGGGGGSGGGLHRSGGSTAVSGGHRSGPGSGSHGWSAKSATVRKQQTSSQPPPPKDSGRGAHVDKKKAADQNQSQSQSANPSASNPSVPTAVQQGSTENGSAGAPLSSSNVPPNSTGTPAQTLPLSAPDGRGFPNRGFERPPRRRRHGRSQHQQDKPPRFRRLKQERENAARINGSSGIIEVVAGQQQRPASPLQNSLQETNSTPNASTAAVANAKHSVSATSNNNNNSSNLGGGNQNFNSHHHHHYQGNSQSHPQHHHNHNPAGGAKSPDVSNQNSDQANEEWETASESSDFTEFREREGGGGGKPYPSHHHHHHHHHHHHPSGRGGGGGGGGEREMTAKELATSKRSFSSQRPGMERQNRRVNAGGGGGGGGGGGRGPRGPPGAGGAVGGAGNGGGNRGERRGNWPSPKNRK
- the prrc2a gene encoding protein PRRC2A isoform X1, translated to MSERSGQTAKGKDGKTKYASLNLFDTYKGKSLEAQKPVVAPRHGLQSLGKVASARRMPPPANLPSLKAENKGNDPNVSLVPKDGTGWASKQEQADPKSTDVLSAAQPESQQPVVSQTSAPSVPRTPPAQEAPTQALAAGPRSWAPASVTHGVQGDGGKGSNQPSPFSREEFPTLQAAGDQDKVGKEQATADQWYGPGPSLRPQNVTSWRDGGGRALAPTLAGEAVAEGGAGGAMVMEGAAGAPPIPQQNASSHGPPRTSPTGNPALPLPQPPIGPQFQAYRGIMPPFMYPPYLPFPPPYGPQGPYRYPPPNEAPRFSRSQGGVGPDGRPPGGPRGEVVKRPSILKQDDLKELDELDHDGDEGWAGAQEEIDYSAKLKFSDDEGDDDGEEERSENKNGTREPREQQRSQDGPAPVSRSRASDSGGDSRRTPPSSAEDGSASPSSKPGWAEEGGSSWSSQANAGSYQGRRPGLGGPREQPSPPPGPLLGQGPYSYYRQDRTSNQSPISGPILAPQKPSGAQAQQQAGAVPSGATPPPSNTLHPQQQGEDEDETWRQRRKQSSTEISAAVERARRRREEEERRMQEERRAACAEKLKRLDEKQQQQQTMKPGTPSDAPTNSPSPSLSAPASSPNVSQPPSPCVDTEDPPLSSSQGSGATLGLNINNNRQRAGSNSSHDSNTESQPALQPQPTQHPQTLDVPVPGDAKEEPVVHIRTRGGDDTVKVVENVGGTGRQGSGPSGQGFSKYQKSLPPRFQRQQQEQLLKQQQQWQQQQQQHNQVAQNQLQSQPQNQQGPTPGATPQSGPKQPTLYPPGSMGRPPPLPMNFDPRWMMMPYMDPRMMQGRPPPMDYYTPSIHPSGMMSRERSDSGGSGSDPFDRQQHGGPPHPHRGTPPMDPKLAWGPDVFPGSTEGRGLSSPLRQKAVEEEETGKGQRSDTPPVLMREGGTAPIQPPSSPSGSSNQTPPPLGIQVGGQGASHHAHHQPFMSGRGGYSSYHDSGSRMGSHLQQRAGSGGTLHGFGHQEGSQQSQIWGTPHHHYDRNGRSDHSALETNSHLQHHGPPTHAPHFSLHPHKQENGREREKGGEPKKSDPSPPLHQLSLSPSCSSSSSSSAREDGSGKQSLHNQVPPQIEHDTGSSHVSGRRHEKMGNAQNQPQQHSAQQHHPKANPRSREHKTETHWGPRPGSSNTSGGSIHNRKAPVSGMSGNTEEPANQGAESKSFTQSDGTTAKRAGPIKRPVLKEMKREGGEGGGEKTTGVSGKDKEQDASQTATKQETASGAQGSSALGGKDDAVSSNKPRTGGKERGNTGGTGKGSKNGEGSIQNSGSSAPQSRREREHSAERGSTTYHASSSRGSRSNRGRGEFYGRGRGYRGTYTGSAGGGSRGKAGGRSSRDYRSAANSGYHHAPSNQEYKREASSGSGRHGHGGSQPNPGRARNRSETRSEGSEYEEVPKRRRQRGSETGSESAGSDLAHSDKEERKMNTKTGVGGEKPPSSSSAPIRNSQTRVFTPRGVPSRRGRGGGGGSGGGLHRSGGSTAVSGGHRSGPGSGSHGWSAKSATVRKQQTSSQPPPPKDSGRGAHVDKKKAADQNQSQSQSANPSASNPSVPTAVQQGSTENGSAGAPLSSSNVPPNSTGTPAQTLPLSAPDGRGFPNRGFERPPRRRRHGRSQHQQDKPPRFRRLKQERENAARINGSSGIIEVVAGQQQRPASPLQNSLQETNSTPNASTAAVANAKHSVSATSNNNNNSSNLGGGNQNFNSHHHHHYQGNSQSHPQHHHNHNPAGGAKSPDVSNQNSDQANEEWETASESSDFTEFREREGGGGGKPYPSHHHHHHHHHHHHPSGRGGGGGGGGEREMTAKELATSKRSFSSQRPGMERQNRRVNAGGGGGGGGGGGRGPRGPPGAGGAVGGAGNGGGNRGERRGNWPSPKNRK